AATGTCCGGGGGGTATCCGCGTCCGAACTTCTGATGACCCAGGAAAACACGCTGCAGCTTCTTGTCACGAAACGCTGGATGGTGCAGGTGACCGAACCGGTGTATTACCGCTGGAACTGGCCCGGGAGCACCTTTAGCGGGTATTCGGCGGGACTTGGCAACAACAATCCCGGATTTCTCGCGGTTCCCGGAGACCTGTGGATCGCAAACCTTCTGGACGTCTACGACCGGAACACGTTTTCCGGGACAACGCGGGTTGTGCTGGTGCAAGGGGTTCACCTCCCCACCTCTCCGACCCAGCAGACGTTCAACAATCAATATGTCAACAGCGACCTGACAGGGGCCGGACAATACGAACTGACGTTCGGGATCGAGGCGATGCACACGTTCACGAACGGTCGCTGGATGCTGGTGGGGGATTTCATCAACTCCTTCGAGCTGCCGAACAATCTGGGTGTGGAGACAGGGGACACGATCAACACCGATTACATGGTGGGATATCGCCTGACAGGGCTCCATACCTCCCTTCCCGAACTCTGGTTGACCTTCGGGGATTACATCCATTACAACTCGGCCAATCTGCAGGTCAATCCGGAAACGATCAACGGGGTTCTGAACCCTGCCGGGCCCATTCTGGGAACAGAGGCCTTCACCGAACAGGTTGGCGTGGGAACCTGGATGATTCCGCACTCCATGCCGAATCTGATGGTATTTGCCAACGTGATCAAATACATCTACTGGTCCGCTCCCGGAATGTCCCTCGCAAACAACAATCTGGCGCCTTTTCCGACATTCAAGGCCAATATCGGTTTTATGTGGATGTTCTGACCTCGCAACCAAACTTTTTCGAAAAAGGAATGGGCCATGCATGCATTGATTCGCCTGATCGTTCGCCGGATTTCTCCCGCCGGAATTCTTGTTCTCCTGTCCGTTTTTCCCCCGGTTTTGGTGCTTCCCGTTGATGCGGCCTCCTCGATGGGGGGGATGAGCATGGGATCGGGGGCCTCATCGGGACCTTCCTCCCCGGCACCGACCGCAGAGAATGCCGGAGGTATTCCGGGGACGGGTTTTGCCGTGGAAGGATTTGCCGGAGCAGACACCTCCCTGTCGGGTTCCTACGGAATTTCCTCCGGTCAAACCATTCCTTACGACTTCGGCTCGGCCCCTCTTTGGGGACTCAGAGTCGGAAAAATGATCTTTTCTCCGCTTTTTTTCTATCTGACGTTCCAGCAAAGCTATTTTTCCCAGAACACCCACACGATCATCGGCTTCGGTGGCAATTACGACCTGCCTTCGCCGGACTCCGGGCGAATTGTTCCCTACCTGAATGCCACCTTCGGGGCATCGTACAACACGTTCGGAGGTGTCGACGCCCAGGCCGGGTATGCGTGGATGCTCGGAGCCGGTGTTCTCGTCCCCCTGAACCGGACCTGGCAGGTCTTTCTGGAGGCGGATGCGGCCTATGAGACCGCGCCCCTGGGGATCAACACCGATGTCGGGAATCCTCCGGGAAACGTTGCCCATGTGTCGGACACCTGGTCTGTACCGGTGATGGTCGGGGTCCGGTACGCGTTCTAGGGACGGACGGGAACCGGCATCCGGCCCTTGGTTCGGGGGGGCCGGTCTGGTAGAATGCCCCCTTGTCCGGGAAAGCCCGGCGGAGAAAAACCGGCGGGGGCGGGATCTGGTTCCCGTCTTTTGACTGTTGATTTGATGGAGATGGATGGACTTTTAGGGAAAGGAACAGTTTCAGTCATGGACTTCAGAAACCGGTGGTCTTCGCGCATACAGAGTCTTCCCCCCTATCTTTTTGCCCGTATCGACGAGAAAAAGAGGGAAGCCATTGCCCGGGGAATGGATATCATCAACCTCGGAATCGGCGATCCCGATCTTCCGACGCTTGCCCCGGTGGTGGAGGCGGCGAGGAAAGCGGTCGGCAAGCCCGAACACCATCAATATCCCTCCTATGAGGGCATGCTGTCTTTTCGAGAGGCGGTCTCCGGCTGGTACCAGAGGCGTTTCGGGATCCGGCTCGACCCGGGAAAAGAGGTCCTGGGTCTGATCGGTTCGAAGGAGGGGATCGGACACCTTCCGCTGGCGTTCGTCGACCCGGGAGATGTGGTGCTCGTCCCTGAACCCGGATATCCGGTCTATCACGCCGGCACGCTGTTTGCCGGAGGCACGACCCACTACATGCCCATTCTGGAGTCCAACGGCTATCTGCCGGACCTGGAGGCCATTCCGGAGTCGGTCTACCGCAAAACCAAGATCATGTTCCTGAACTACCCGAACAATCCGACGGGAGCTTCGGCCCCGGACAATTTCTTTCCCAGGGCCATCGAAAAGGCGACCCGTTACGGATTCATTCTGGCTCATGACGCGGCCTATTCCGAAATCTACTACGACAACCGTCCTCCGAAAAGCTTTCTCTCCTATCCCGGGGCGAAAGACGTCGGCATTGAATTCCACAGTCTGTCGAAAACATATAACATGACCGGCTGGCGTGTGGGGTTTGCAGTCGGAAATGCGTCCGTCCTGGCGGGGCTTGGCATGATCAAGAGCAACATGGATTCGGGCATTTTCCAGGCTCTCCAGGAGGCCTCGATCACCGCCCTGTCCCTTCCGGACGCGACACTCGCCGAGCTCCGGGGACTGTACCAGAAAAGACGGGACGCGTTCGTTCCGGGACTGGTGCGGGCGGGCCTTCGGGTCACTCCTCCGGGCGCGTCGTTCTATATCTGGGCGGGCCTTCCAAAAGGCATGTCCAGCGAAGAAGCCACTCTCCTGCTTCTCGACAAGGCGGGGATCGTCTCGACGCCTGGCACGGGATTCGGGAAGTCCGGAGAAGGGTACGTCCGGTTTGCGCTGACCGTCGACGAGCGCCGTCTGATGGAAGCGGTTTCCCGTATGGAAAAAATGGCGCTTTTTTCGGGTCGCTGATGTGGTTCGGGGTCAGTCTGGGAGGGAATCTCCCGGGGACTCCGGCCGCCTTTTCAAATGTGCTTCGGACGGTCGAGTCGGACGGGTGTCTGACGATTTTGGGCGTCTCGGGCGTCTATCGGACAAGCCCTTTCGGGGACGCCTCTCCCCCTTACTGGAACCAGTGTTTTGTCGGCCGGACGTTTTTGGGGGGGAAGGCGTTTTTCCGGAAACTCGAATTCGCCGAACGGCGATTCGGGAGAAAGGGAAAAGGATTGCTCTGGCCCCGCCGGCTGGACGCCGATCTTCTGTTCTGGCATCCGGCTGGAGACGATCTTCCGGAAAGGGTCGTTGTTCCCCACCCCCGTCTTTCCCTCCGTCCGGTCCTGCAGTTCCTTTTGGGAGAAGCCTGCCGGAAGGGAGGTGTGCCGTTCGCATTTTCCGGGATTCCCTATCCTCCGGGACATCCGGAAGGACCTCCCGTTCCTTCCGGGTTTCTGCTTTTGCGCCGTTTTTCCCCCGTCTGCCGGATGGGTTCGTCTGTCTGACCCGGGATTTCCCGAACCGGGTTGTTGTCCGTCTTCTCCTTTTGGCGGTGATCGCCGGATCCTTTTTGACTTCCGCCGCCCGGGCGGATCCCCTCACCGCCGAGCTGGAGGGAGGGGAGTCGATCTTTTCCCAGAATTCCTGGTACTACTATGGACAGGTCGGAGTTTTTTCTCCCCTGAATCTGAAAACATCCTCCGGGCATTCGTCGGACAATCCCTCCGTCGGGACCGCCCAAACGTCGGGACCCACGCTCCACCTGTTCGTGCAGGTCAATGACCTCGTGTACCTGACTTCGCCGGCCCCCACGCCCCACTCGTTCGACTCCTACCAGGGCGTCAATCCGGCCGTCGGGATCCGGTTTCCCATCCCGGGGGGGTTTGTGGAGGGAGATGCGGGGGTGGCCATCGCCGAAGCCTTCCAGCCGTTCTCTCCCGTGACTCTCCAGACGGGGCTGTTCCTGCAGGGGGAGTTCTACCGGAGTCTGGGGCCGGGAGCGTTCGACCTGTTCGCCGACTACACGGGATATATCGCGTTCGCCTACGTTCAGGGACGCTATCTGATTCCGGTCTACCGGGGGCCCCATTTTTCCCTGTTTGCCGGACCGGAAGATATCGGAGAATTCAGTTACAATTATTGGGCCGGGCAGGGCGGAGGAGTCATCGGACTGCAGGTCCCTGCCATCAAGAGCTATCTGACGTTTGACGCGGGCCTTCTTCGTTCCTCGGCCGGAGAAGGCGCCGGCGGATACGAGGGTTTTTCCTGGTATGTCTCCTTCTGATGCCCGCGGGCTTTTTCCCGGTCTGAATCCGTCCTCCTCTCCCCCCCGTCCGACAGAACGCCTGCGGGAGGATCTCCTGATCTGGTACAAAGAGGTGTTCCGGTCCTTGCCGTGGCGGATCAACCGGACGCCTTACCGGGTCTGGGTGTCGGAAATCATGTTGCAGCAAACCACCGTGCGGGCTGTTCTGGGATATTTTGAACGATTTCTGGGACGGTTTCCCGATGTGCAGGCCCTGGCCGAAGCTCCCGTCGAGGACGTCCTGAAGCTCTGGGAAGGACTGGGTTACTACCAGAGAGCCCGGAATCTCCACAAGGCTGCCCGGATCATCGCGTCCGGAGGGTTCCCGGAGACAGTGGAGGGGTGGAGGAATCTTCCGGGTGTCGGCCGGTCGACGGCGGGAGCGGTCTGCTCGATCGCCCTGGGGCAGGAGGCGCCGATTCTGGATGCCAATGTTCGCCGGGTTCTCGGACGTCTTCAGGGACTCTCTCCCGGGGATGCCGCCCGGGAATCCTCCGGTCTGTGGGAGCTTTCGACGGCCTTTGTGACAGGGGCGAGCGACCCCGGAGAGGTGAACCAGGCATTGATGGAGATCGGAGCTGTGGTCTGCCTTCCCCGGAAACCCCTTTGCACCCGCTGTCCCTGGTCATTGGACTGTGCCTCCTGCAATGCTCCGGAAGGCGTTCTGAACCCGCCCCGGAAGAAAAAGGAAAAACCGGTCCGGATCCGGACGGCCCTGATTCCGTCGGACGGATCCGGATATTTTCTTGTGCAGGGGAGGGAACGGTTACTGGAAGGGCTCTGGGACGTTTTTTCCGTCTCCGGTCCTCCGGGCGAAGGTCTGATGCCTTTTGGCAAGGTTCTTCATGAGTATTCGCATTTCCGGGAGGAGGTCTTCCTGGTCCGGGAGGAGCGGTCCCGCCTCGAGGCGGCCCTGGGAGAGACGCCTTCCCTTTGGCTAGCCAAAGGGGAAGAGTCTCCTGTTGCCCTGACCGGTGTGGGACGCAAGATTCTCCGTTTCAGGGAACCTCTGAAAAAACGGAAAGAACCATGAGACCGGGATTCTTTGCGTTGGCGGGGATCGCCCTCTTCTTTGCGGGGTGCCAGTCCCAGACGACCGGTCTGACGTGGACCCCGCTGCCTCTTGGAAGCCAGATCGAGCCGACGGCGGTGTCCTGCCCGGTGTCGGGAACCTGTTATGCCGTAGGCCAGAATGGCCTGATTCTGAAAACAATCAACGCAGGGGTGTCCTGGATCACCCTGGACCTGGTGAATGGCGGTCCGGCCCTTGCGAATTTCAATCTTACGGGAATCAGCTGCCCGTCCTCCCAGGTCTGTTTCATCACCGGAAATCAGGGGCTGATCCTGACGACGGCCGATGGCGGGCAAACCTTTCAGATCCAGAACGAAACGGTGAATGGCAATCTGACGCTGAACGCCGTCGCCTGCCAGACGGCATCGACGCCCGCCTGCGTGGCTGTCGGGAACAACAATTCCGTGTACATCCTGTCCCAGATGACCGGGTTCTGGGTCCAGGATCTGGCGGTCCAGACCGAGATCGGTCCGGCGAACTACAACCAGGTGTCCCTCGAGCCGGGCATGGTTCTGATCTCCGCCATGACCCAGTCCGGTCAGGGCGTGGATGGTCTTCTCGAATCCCTGGACGGAGGGACCAGTTTTTCGCTCATCTCCATTTCGTCCACCCTGGCTCCGCAGGGCATTTCGGGCATCGCCTGCCAGTCCACCGGACAGTGCGTCGCGGACGGAGCCGGCGCTCTTCTTGTCAGCGGAGACAGGGGGCTGAACTGGTATTCGGCTTCCGTTTACGGCGGTGCGACTCTTTCGGGTTCCCTGACCGGCGTGTCGGCGACATCGGACGGGTCCTTCTGGGCCTATGGAGAAACCGGTTCCCTGTACCAGATTCCGCCTGTTTCGGGAGGGAGTCTTCCGGGCCAGGTGGCCTACCCCCAGACCCTTCCGGGAAACACGGTCGCCCTGGCGGTCGGCGGGGTTTCCTGTCAGAGCGCGGAACTGTGCCTGGCCGTGGCGTACTCTCCTTCGGTCCCGGGCATCGTCTATCTGTCCTCCCCGCCCGGAACCTCCTCCTCGTCAACAACCACGCCTGTGACCCTCCCCTAGACAACCGGACCATTTCTTCAGCGGTCTGGCTGTGACGAAAGTCACGATTTTCGCCCTGCCGTCTTGAGATTGCACGCCACGTCAGGTATGCTTTTCGCAACCTTTTGCTTTCACAAAAGGCCATGGTAATCCCTGTAATTTCATCATTTTATTGGAGGCAGGAAAGGAGGTGCGCGCATGCGTGCCAAAAAAGCTGGAACAGCGGTGGCGCTGTTATGCGGAATCACCCTGCTGTCCGGTTGTTACGGACAGTTTGCTCTGGTGCACACGCTCTACAAGGCAAACGGACAGGTTCAGAACAAATGGGCCCGATCCGGGTTGACCGCGCTGATGGTCATTCTTCCGGTCTATGAGTTTGCCGGTCTCGGCGATGTGATCATCTTTAACCCGATTGAGTTCTGGAGCAAGAAGAACCCGATTACGGACAAGCCTTCCGTCGCCTCCAAGAACACCGTGGTCCCTCCGGTCAACGGAACAACGGTCGGGACGGCGAAAAACGGAGAACGGGTCACCGTCTCCTGGCATTTCTCGAACAACCGTGAGCGCGTTTCCGCTGTCGTCGTGAAACGGTCTCCCGCCGGAGATGTCACCGTTCATCTCGTCCGTGCCAAAACCCTCGAGGGGGCTCTCGAAACCGGACATGTCCAGATGACGACAATCCGTTTCGACCGGAATCTTCCTGTTGTGAGCCGGAAAGTCGGATAGACGTTCTCCATTTTCCCGCTTCAGGAGGGGGGAGTGCCTTCCCGGGGCTCCCCTTCCTCTTCCCGCGCCAGCGCTTCCCGAAACGCGTTCCAGCCTGCCCGGTAGGCTTCCCGGAGAGTTTTCGCTTCTTCGGACAAGTGACGGGCCGATTCGGTCAGGCCGGCT
This portion of the Leptospirillum ferriphilum genome encodes:
- a CDS encoding LL-diaminopimelate aminotransferase, with product MDFRNRWSSRIQSLPPYLFARIDEKKREAIARGMDIINLGIGDPDLPTLAPVVEAARKAVGKPEHHQYPSYEGMLSFREAVSGWYQRRFGIRLDPGKEVLGLIGSKEGIGHLPLAFVDPGDVVLVPEPGYPVYHAGTLFAGGTTHYMPILESNGYLPDLEAIPESVYRKTKIMFLNYPNNPTGASAPDNFFPRAIEKATRYGFILAHDAAYSEIYYDNRPPKSFLSYPGAKDVGIEFHSLSKTYNMTGWRVGFAVGNASVLAGLGMIKSNMDSGIFQALQEASITALSLPDATLAELRGLYQKRRDAFVPGLVRAGLRVTPPGASFYIWAGLPKGMSSEEATLLLLDKAGIVSTPGTGFGKSGEGYVRFALTVDERRLMEAVSRMEKMALFSGR
- a CDS encoding 2-amino-4-hydroxy-6-hydroxymethyldihydropteridine diphosphokinase, yielding MWFGVSLGGNLPGTPAAFSNVLRTVESDGCLTILGVSGVYRTSPFGDASPPYWNQCFVGRTFLGGKAFFRKLEFAERRFGRKGKGLLWPRRLDADLLFWHPAGDDLPERVVVPHPRLSLRPVLQFLLGEACRKGGVPFAFSGIPYPPGHPEGPPVPSGFLLLRRFSPVCRMGSSV
- a CDS encoding A/G-specific adenine glycosylase gives rise to the protein MSPSDARGLFPGLNPSSSPPRPTERLREDLLIWYKEVFRSLPWRINRTPYRVWVSEIMLQQTTVRAVLGYFERFLGRFPDVQALAEAPVEDVLKLWEGLGYYQRARNLHKAARIIASGGFPETVEGWRNLPGVGRSTAGAVCSIALGQEAPILDANVRRVLGRLQGLSPGDAARESSGLWELSTAFVTGASDPGEVNQALMEIGAVVCLPRKPLCTRCPWSLDCASCNAPEGVLNPPRKKKEKPVRIRTALIPSDGSGYFLVQGRERLLEGLWDVFSVSGPPGEGLMPFGKVLHEYSHFREEVFLVREERSRLEAALGETPSLWLAKGEESPVALTGVGRKILRFREPLKKRKEP
- a CDS encoding DUF3332 family protein, with amino-acid sequence MRAKKAGTAVALLCGITLLSGCYGQFALVHTLYKANGQVQNKWARSGLTALMVILPVYEFAGLGDVIIFNPIEFWSKKNPITDKPSVASKNTVVPPVNGTTVGTAKNGERVTVSWHFSNNRERVSAVVVKRSPAGDVTVHLVRAKTLEGALETGHVQMTTIRFDRNLPVVSRKVG